Proteins encoded together in one Thermophilibacter immobilis window:
- the glf gene encoding UDP-galactopyranose mutase — MGIQSGLPAGFSPDVYDVIVVGAGYAGVVCARRLAESCGFKVAILERRGHIAGNAYDYADEAGVLVHKYGPHIYHTISDRVNDFLSRFTDWTDYQHKVLANIHGTLMPVPFNHRSLRLAFGDERGERLYQKLVDTFGENKKVPIMELREKNDPELVEVADYVYENVFLHYTMKQWGQAPDQIDPSVMGRVPVFVGDDDRYFPTSTYQGMPAQGYTALFERMLEHDLISVFLDVDARDLLRLTETSASVCGRPYGGEIIYTGPLDELFGLDLGPLPYRSLDMVFETLDVDQFQPVGTVNYTTSEDFTRITEFKNMTGQVLPGRTTIMREYPQPYEPGRGQTPYYAILDDANRDLYKRYRARISGLVNFHCVGRLAEYRYYDMDGVTASALELSDEIISEHN, encoded by the coding sequence ATGGGTATCCAGAGCGGTCTGCCCGCGGGGTTTTCCCCCGACGTCTACGACGTCATCGTGGTGGGGGCCGGCTACGCGGGCGTGGTGTGCGCGCGGCGCCTGGCCGAGTCGTGCGGCTTCAAGGTCGCCATCCTCGAGCGGCGCGGCCACATCGCGGGCAACGCCTACGACTACGCCGACGAGGCGGGCGTCCTGGTCCACAAGTACGGCCCGCACATCTACCACACCATCAGCGACCGCGTGAACGACTTCCTCTCGCGCTTCACCGACTGGACCGACTATCAGCACAAGGTGCTCGCCAACATTCATGGTACCCTCATGCCGGTCCCGTTCAACCACCGCTCGCTCAGGCTCGCCTTTGGCGACGAGCGCGGCGAGCGCCTCTACCAGAAGCTCGTGGACACCTTCGGCGAGAACAAGAAGGTTCCCATCATGGAGCTTCGCGAGAAGAACGACCCCGAGCTCGTGGAGGTCGCCGACTACGTCTACGAGAACGTCTTCCTGCACTACACCATGAAGCAGTGGGGCCAGGCTCCCGACCAGATCGACCCCTCCGTCATGGGGCGCGTGCCCGTCTTCGTGGGCGACGACGACCGCTACTTCCCCACGTCCACCTACCAGGGCATGCCCGCCCAGGGCTACACGGCCCTGTTCGAGCGCATGCTGGAGCATGACCTCATTTCCGTCTTCCTTGACGTCGACGCCCGCGACCTGCTCAGGCTCACCGAGACGAGCGCCAGCGTGTGCGGCAGGCCCTACGGCGGCGAGATCATCTACACCGGCCCCCTCGACGAGCTCTTTGGCCTGGACCTGGGACCGTTGCCGTACCGCTCGCTCGACATGGTCTTCGAGACGCTCGACGTCGACCAGTTCCAGCCCGTGGGCACGGTGAACTACACCACGAGCGAGGACTTCACGCGCATCACCGAGTTCAAGAACATGACCGGCCAGGTCCTGCCCGGCAGGACCACGATCATGAGGGAGTATCCGCAGCCCTACGAGCCGGGCCGCGGCCAGACGCCCTACTACGCGATTCTGGACGACGCCAACCGCGACCTTTACAAGCGCTATCGCGCGCGGATCTCGGGCCTGGTTAACTTCCACTGCGTGGGCCGCCTCGCCGAGTACCGCTACTACGACATGGACGGCGTCACGGCCTCGGCGCTCGAGCTGTCCGACGAGATCATCTCCGAGCACAACTAG
- the pta gene encoding phosphate acetyltransferase, producing MSDFLSRMKTAAKADKKTIVLPEGEDPRTLEAARKVIAEDLAELVILGNPDAIDVKGATVIDPRSSERREGYAAKFAELRAKKGVTLPEAREQMGDATYFGTMMVKMGDADGLVSGACHSTANTLRPALQILKTAPGTKLVSAFMIMCTKTPEYGADGTLLFADCGLNIAPTADELSEIALASAESFKTFMGDVEPKVAMLSFSTMGSAKGDVPTRVQEATRLANEKNPAIELDGDLQLDAALVQSVADLKAPASKVAGHANVLVFPDLESGNIGYKLVQRLGGAEAYGPILQGIAKPVNDLSRGCSADDIVGVVAITAVQAQLAE from the coding sequence ATGAGCGATTTTCTATCCCGCATGAAGACGGCGGCCAAGGCCGACAAGAAGACGATCGTCCTGCCGGAGGGCGAGGACCCGCGCACCCTCGAGGCGGCGCGCAAGGTCATCGCCGAGGACCTCGCCGAGCTCGTCATCCTGGGCAACCCCGATGCAATCGACGTCAAGGGCGCGACCGTGATCGACCCGCGCTCCTCCGAGAGGCGCGAGGGGTACGCCGCCAAGTTCGCCGAGCTGCGCGCCAAGAAGGGCGTCACGCTGCCCGAGGCCCGCGAGCAGATGGGCGACGCCACCTACTTCGGCACCATGATGGTCAAGATGGGCGACGCCGACGGCCTGGTCTCCGGAGCCTGCCACTCCACCGCCAACACCCTGCGCCCGGCGCTCCAGATCCTCAAGACCGCCCCGGGCACCAAGCTCGTCTCGGCGTTCATGATCATGTGCACCAAGACGCCCGAGTACGGCGCGGACGGCACGCTGCTCTTCGCCGACTGCGGCCTGAACATCGCTCCCACCGCCGACGAGCTCTCCGAGATCGCCCTGGCGTCCGCCGAGTCCTTCAAGACGTTCATGGGCGACGTCGAGCCCAAGGTGGCCATGCTCAGCTTCTCCACGATGGGCTCCGCCAAGGGCGACGTGCCCACCAGGGTCCAGGAGGCCACCAGGCTCGCCAACGAGAAGAATCCCGCAATCGAGCTCGACGGTGACCTGCAGCTCGACGCCGCTCTGGTCCAGTCCGTCGCCGACCTCAAGGCCCCGGCCTCCAAGGTCGCCGGCCACGCCAACGTCCTGGTCTTCCCCGACCTGGAGAGCGGCAACATCGGCTACAAGCTGGTGCAGCGCCTTGGTGGCGCCGAGGCCTACGGCCCCATCCTGCAGGGCATTGCCAAGCCGGTCAACGACCTCTCGCGCGGCTGCTCCGCCGACGACATCGTGGGCGTGGTCGCCATCACCGCCGTCCAGGCGCAGCTGGCCGAGTAG
- the pckA gene encoding phosphoenolpyruvate carboxykinase (ATP), producing the protein MVIEELSRYGIAHTQEKTVIDASPAVLVETALARGEGKLTSTGSLSVVTGAYTGRSPRDRFIVDTPDVHDKIAWGTVNAPFSPEAYERIKAEVIGHLSERRLFVVHGLAGADRRYSRRVCAICELASQALFVRQMLVRPTARELDDFGPADFVVMAAPSLKLDTATYGTHSEAVVLINFQERTILVVGTQYSGEIKKAIFSFMNYLLPLENHVLTMHCSCNMNPLSHGTTVFFGLSGTGKTTLSAAEGRMLIGDDEHGWCDDAVFNIEGGCYAKTIGITPQTEPQIFDAIRFGSVSENVVIDPVTRMADYFDVALTENGRVAYPVEFVPDAVVAGTAKRIPDVVIFLTADAFGVLPPVSKLDRDAAMYHFMTGFTSKVAGTECGIKEPQPTFSSLFGEPFMPLDPNVYARMLGERIDAGGTRVYLVNTGWTGGSYGAGSRIKLAYTRRMVEAAQTGIIDDGEFVHDERFNLDVPVRCPGVPSALLCARDTWVDREAYDRVAESLAQMFVDNAEKRLTTMSDAVRAAGPHPLGVIVNR; encoded by the coding sequence ATGGTCATCGAGGAGCTCTCGCGCTACGGCATCGCCCACACCCAGGAGAAGACCGTCATCGACGCCTCTCCGGCCGTGCTCGTGGAGACGGCGCTGGCGCGCGGTGAGGGCAAGCTTACGAGCACGGGCAGCCTCTCGGTCGTCACGGGCGCCTACACCGGCCGCTCGCCTCGGGACCGCTTCATCGTGGACACGCCCGACGTGCACGACAAGATCGCGTGGGGCACAGTCAACGCGCCCTTCTCGCCTGAGGCCTACGAGCGCATCAAGGCCGAGGTCATCGGCCACCTCTCCGAGCGGAGGCTCTTCGTGGTGCACGGACTGGCCGGTGCCGACCGCCGCTACTCGCGCAGGGTCTGCGCCATCTGCGAGCTTGCGAGCCAGGCGCTCTTCGTCCGGCAGATGCTCGTCCGGCCGACCGCGCGTGAGCTTGATGATTTTGGACCGGCGGACTTCGTGGTCATGGCGGCCCCCAGCCTCAAGCTCGACACCGCGACGTACGGGACCCACTCCGAGGCCGTCGTCCTCATCAACTTCCAGGAGCGAACCATCCTCGTGGTGGGCACGCAGTACTCCGGAGAGATCAAGAAGGCGATCTTCTCGTTCATGAACTACCTGTTGCCCCTTGAGAATCACGTCCTCACCATGCACTGCTCCTGCAACATGAACCCCCTGTCGCACGGCACTACGGTCTTCTTCGGCCTGTCTGGGACGGGCAAGACCACGCTCTCCGCCGCCGAGGGCCGCATGCTCATCGGGGACGATGAGCACGGCTGGTGCGATGACGCGGTCTTCAACATAGAGGGCGGCTGCTACGCCAAGACCATCGGCATCACGCCCCAGACCGAGCCGCAGATTTTTGATGCCATTCGCTTTGGCTCGGTGAGCGAGAACGTGGTGATCGACCCGGTGACCCGCATGGCCGACTACTTCGACGTCGCGCTGACCGAGAACGGCCGCGTGGCCTACCCGGTGGAGTTCGTACCCGACGCCGTGGTCGCGGGCACGGCCAAGCGCATTCCCGACGTGGTGATCTTCCTGACCGCCGACGCCTTCGGGGTGCTGCCGCCGGTCTCCAAGCTCGATCGCGACGCGGCGATGTACCACTTCATGACCGGCTTCACCTCCAAGGTCGCCGGCACCGAGTGCGGCATCAAGGAGCCGCAACCCACGTTCTCGTCCCTGTTTGGCGAGCCGTTCATGCCCCTTGACCCCAACGTCTACGCGCGCATGCTCGGCGAGAGGATCGACGCCGGCGGCACCCGCGTCTACCTGGTCAACACTGGCTGGACGGGCGGCTCCTACGGTGCGGGCTCGCGCATCAAGCTCGCCTACACGCGCAGGATGGTCGAGGCGGCCCAGACGGGCATCATCGACGACGGCGAGTTCGTGCACGACGAGCGCTTCAACCTCGACGTGCCGGTGAGGTGCCCGGGCGTGCCCTCCGCGCTGCTTTGCGCCCGCGACACGTGGGTTGACCGCGAAGCCTACGACCGCGTGGCCGAGAGCCTGGCCCAGATGTTCGTGGACAACGCCGAGAAGCGCCTCACGACCATGTCCGACGCGGTGCGCGCCGCCGGGCCGCACCCCCTGGGCGTGATCGTGAATCGGTAG
- a CDS encoding aldose 1-epimerase family protein — protein sequence MSELASIRNDLLEAQVDSLGAQLMSLRRNGTEYLWQADERFWARRAPILFPIVGRLRNDHAISAAGEVRLKRHGLARLYEHRVVRQTESSVTYELASTEQTRAAYPYDFRLNMTYALEGDRLVQTFAVTNAGEADLPFTLGAHPAFNVPVPGTGEGFSDYELVFERPWTARVPTIDADGLHDFSRTHEVLRDDDRLPLTHELIERLLTLVFTEVPGNAVTLRGTRSGRGVELGFDGFDYLGVWTASADSPFVALEPWCGCATCYDESDVFEEKRGTVTLGPGGSYERSLFLRPF from the coding sequence ATGTCAGAGCTCGCCAGCATCAGAAACGACCTGCTCGAGGCTCAGGTGGACTCACTCGGTGCCCAGCTCATGAGCCTCAGGAGAAACGGGACCGAGTACCTCTGGCAGGCAGACGAGCGCTTCTGGGCCCGCCGTGCCCCGATCCTGTTCCCCATAGTCGGGCGCCTGAGGAACGACCACGCCATCAGCGCAGCGGGAGAGGTCCGTCTCAAGCGCCACGGCCTCGCGCGCCTCTACGAGCACCGTGTGGTCAGACAGACGGAGTCGAGCGTGACCTACGAGCTCGCCTCCACCGAGCAGACGCGCGCCGCCTATCCGTACGACTTTCGCCTCAACATGACCTACGCCCTCGAGGGCGACAGGCTCGTCCAGACCTTCGCCGTGACCAATGCCGGCGAGGCGGACCTGCCCTTCACGCTGGGGGCGCACCCGGCCTTCAACGTGCCCGTGCCGGGGACGGGCGAGGGATTCTCGGACTACGAGCTCGTCTTCGAGCGACCCTGGACCGCGCGCGTCCCTACGATCGACGCGGACGGCCTGCACGACTTCTCGCGCACGCACGAGGTCCTACGCGACGACGACCGCCTGCCGCTCACCCACGAGCTCATCGAGCGCCTGCTCACGCTCGTCTTTACGGAGGTGCCCGGAAACGCGGTGACGCTCAGGGGCACGCGCAGCGGGCGAGGCGTGGAGCTGGGCTTCGACGGGTTCGACTACCTAGGCGTCTGGACCGCGTCCGCCGACTCCCCCTTCGTGGCCCTCGAGCCCTGGTGCGGCTGCGCCACCTGCTACGACGAGTCTGACGTGTTCGAGGAGAAGCGCGGCACCGTCACGCTTGGGCCCGGCGGCTCCTATGAGCGCTCCCTCTTTCTGAGGCCCTTCTAG
- a CDS encoding GNAT family N-acetyltransferase, which produces MGVASEAGPRRAREEDLDAVAALYERARAFMRAQGNHTQWTGAYPGRVDAQRDLAAGALWVIDDGAGPAACLSLLSGPDPTYERIEGEGWLDDAPYWVVHRVAVSTSGRGLGSRFLRWACERHGNVRADTHESNLPMRGALERCGFVSCGTIWVADGTPRVAYHFAREGALAF; this is translated from the coding sequence GTGGGGGTCGCATCGGAGGCGGGGCCGCGGCGGGCCCGCGAGGAGGACCTCGACGCCGTGGCCGCCCTCTACGAGCGCGCCCGCGCCTTCATGCGCGCGCAGGGCAACCACACCCAGTGGACGGGGGCCTATCCCGGTCGCGTCGACGCCCAGAGGGACCTCGCAGCCGGGGCGCTCTGGGTGATCGACGACGGCGCGGGGCCGGCGGCCTGCCTGAGCCTTCTCTCGGGCCCCGACCCCACCTACGAGCGCATCGAGGGAGAGGGCTGGCTCGATGACGCCCCCTACTGGGTCGTGCACCGCGTCGCCGTGAGCACGTCAGGGCGCGGACTGGGCTCCCGCTTCCTCAGGTGGGCCTGCGAGCGCCACGGCAACGTGCGCGCGGACACCCACGAGAGCAACCTCCCCATGCGCGGCGCGCTCGAGCGCTGCGGCTTCGTTTCATGCGGGACCATCTGGGTCGCCGACGGCACCCCGCGCGTGGCCTACCACTTCGCGCGCGAGGGCGCGCTGGCCTTCTAG
- a CDS encoding gamma-glutamyl-gamma-aminobutyrate hydrolase family protein — protein MSSRPTCSVRRPLILVSPRWESCEPCVRMPEKLAPEEAIASVFADAIIAAGGMPLTMPLTDDSVLMETFVDMCDGVALPGGQDVNPRLWGDEGDYDPRMLCDKRDAFELELVRRALAANKPLFATCRGMQLLNVALGGSLCMDVPSLEPRAGMALWRHEMILNDPAHPVEVEEETLLARSVGSARLIQVNSSHHCCVERLGEGVRLVGRATDGVPEAIEVSSQRFCLGVQWHPEYTWGKIETDFSLWRAFVDASARTTHEGKGAPVEPAPVKLAR, from the coding sequence ATGTCCTCTCGTCCCACGTGCTCTGTCCGCCGCCCGCTCATCCTTGTCTCCCCGCGCTGGGAGTCCTGCGAGCCCTGCGTGCGCATGCCCGAGAAGCTGGCTCCCGAGGAGGCCATAGCGAGCGTCTTCGCCGACGCCATCATCGCCGCGGGCGGGATGCCGCTCACGATGCCGCTCACGGACGACTCCGTGCTCATGGAGACCTTCGTTGACATGTGCGACGGCGTGGCCCTGCCCGGCGGTCAGGACGTGAACCCGCGCCTGTGGGGCGACGAGGGCGACTACGACCCGCGCATGCTCTGCGACAAGCGCGACGCCTTCGAGCTCGAGCTGGTGCGCCGCGCCCTGGCGGCCAACAAGCCCCTCTTTGCCACCTGCCGCGGCATGCAGCTCCTGAACGTGGCCCTGGGGGGAAGCCTGTGCATGGACGTCCCCAGCCTCGAGCCGCGCGCGGGCATGGCCCTGTGGCGCCACGAGATGATCCTCAACGACCCGGCCCACCCAGTCGAGGTCGAGGAGGAGACGCTGCTCGCGCGCAGCGTCGGGAGCGCCCGCCTCATCCAGGTGAACTCGAGCCACCACTGCTGCGTCGAGCGGCTCGGCGAGGGCGTGCGGCTCGTGGGGAGGGCGACCGACGGGGTCCCCGAGGCTATCGAGGTCTCCTCCCAGCGCTTCTGCCTGGGTGTCCAGTGGCATCCCGAGTACACCTGGGGCAAGATCGAGACCGACTTCTCGCTCTGGAGGGCCTTCGTGGACGCCTCCGCCCGGACGACTCACGAGGGGAAGGGCGCTCCCGTCGAGCCTGCCCCGGTCAAGCTCGCGAGGTAG
- a CDS encoding amino acid ABC transporter ATP-binding protein, translated as MTQKSAGLGDAPLIELRHVEKHFGDLHVLRDINLQVRRGEVLVVVGPSGSGKSTLCRTINRLETIDSGEILVEGALLPQEGKELTAMRAELGMVFQSFNLFSHMSVLDNVTLGPIQVLGMKKDEAERRAMELLERVGVAEQAKKVPAQLSGGQQQRAAIARSLAMRPKAMMFDEPTSALDPEMINEVLDVMVGLARQGMTMVVVTHEMSFARRVADRVVFMSEGQIVEEAAPADFFDHPATGRAREFLDSIKGH; from the coding sequence ATGACACAGAAGAGCGCAGGCCTGGGCGACGCGCCCCTCATCGAGCTTCGCCACGTCGAGAAGCACTTCGGGGACCTTCACGTGCTCCGGGACATCAACCTCCAGGTCAGAAGAGGAGAGGTGCTCGTCGTCGTGGGGCCTTCGGGCTCAGGCAAGTCGACGCTGTGCCGCACGATCAACCGCCTGGAGACCATCGACTCCGGTGAGATTCTCGTCGAGGGAGCTCTGCTGCCGCAGGAGGGAAAGGAGCTCACCGCCATGCGCGCCGAGCTCGGCATGGTCTTCCAGTCGTTCAACCTCTTCTCGCACATGAGCGTCCTGGACAACGTCACGCTCGGACCCATCCAGGTCCTCGGCATGAAGAAGGACGAGGCCGAGAGACGCGCGATGGAGCTCCTCGAGCGCGTGGGCGTGGCCGAGCAGGCCAAGAAGGTGCCCGCCCAGCTCTCCGGCGGCCAGCAGCAGCGCGCCGCCATCGCCCGCTCGCTCGCCATGCGCCCCAAGGCTATGATGTTCGACGAGCCCACGAGCGCGCTCGACCCCGAGATGATCAACGAGGTCCTCGACGTCATGGTCGGCCTGGCCCGTCAGGGCATGACGATGGTCGTGGTCACGCACGAGATGAGCTTCGCCCGCCGCGTCGCCGACCGGGTCGTCTTCATGTCCGAGGGGCAGATCGTGGAGGAGGCCGCCCCGGCCGACTTCTTCGACCACCCCGCCACCGGGCGCGCCCGGGAGTTCCTGGACTCCATCAAGGGCCACTAG
- a CDS encoding amino acid ABC transporter permease, whose amino-acid sequence MSTRAPAADSMRDALYEAPGPRTRRTIRIGTALSALVVLVGLAAVVRQFYVTGQLAPQYWSFFLASTTWSFLLKGFVGTVEVAFTAGLIALALGLLLMLGRTSSWRPLSAVCRVVIDFFRGVPSLLLIYFFFLVVPQYGIKISSFWMLTLPVALAASGVLAEVFRAGVNAVPTGQVEAALSLGLSPAKTMLRIVLPQAVRYVIPSLISQLVVVVKDTTVAYVVSYPDLMQNARVLITRYDSLVSMYLVVAVIYILINYVINKVSVYVSRRTGVKIIR is encoded by the coding sequence ATGAGCACCCGCGCACCCGCGGCCGACTCCATGCGCGACGCCCTCTACGAGGCCCCCGGCCCCCGGACGCGTCGAACCATCAGGATCGGGACGGCCCTCTCCGCCCTTGTCGTCCTGGTCGGCCTCGCCGCCGTCGTGCGACAGTTCTACGTGACGGGGCAGCTCGCCCCGCAGTACTGGTCATTCTTCCTCGCGTCGACCACGTGGAGCTTTCTACTTAAGGGCTTCGTGGGCACCGTCGAGGTCGCCTTCACGGCCGGCCTCATTGCACTCGCCCTGGGCCTTCTGCTCATGCTCGGGCGCACGAGCTCGTGGCGTCCGCTCTCGGCCGTCTGCCGCGTGGTCATCGACTTCTTCCGCGGGGTCCCCAGCCTGCTGCTCATCTACTTCTTCTTCCTCGTGGTCCCGCAGTACGGCATTAAGATCTCCTCGTTCTGGATGCTCACGCTTCCCGTGGCGCTCGCCGCCTCGGGGGTGCTCGCCGAGGTCTTTCGCGCCGGCGTCAACGCCGTGCCCACGGGGCAGGTGGAGGCCGCTCTCTCGCTCGGCCTCTCTCCCGCCAAGACAATGCTCAGGATCGTCCTCCCGCAGGCCGTGCGCTACGTGATTCCCTCGCTCATCTCGCAGCTCGTGGTCGTGGTCAAGGACACCACGGTCGCCTACGTGGTGAGCTACCCCGACCTCATGCAGAACGCGCGCGTCCTCATCACCCGCTACGACTCGCTCGTCTCGATGTACCTCGTGGTGGCCGTCATCTACATCCTCATCAACTACGTCATCAACAAGGTGTCCGTCTACGTCTCGCGGCGCACGGGCGTCAAGATCATCCGCTAG
- a CDS encoding amino acid ABC transporter permease, whose product MGLTELLSTYGQRYLDGLLATWSMTAVSFLLVMVLSVLVTVMRVSPLGPLRAVGDFYVQVFRNIPGVALLIIIVYALPNLRVVLDYRVCVIATTVLLGSAFGSENFMSGINTIGVGQIEAARSLGLSFTQILRRVVIPQALRTTVLPMTNLLIAVMLTTALGSQVPLSPLELTGVVSYVNTRTTGGVLAFLISAAGYLGTAFVVSLAGNRLDKRVRILR is encoded by the coding sequence ATGGGGCTCACGGAGCTTTTATCGACATACGGGCAGAGGTATCTGGACGGCCTGCTCGCCACCTGGAGCATGACGGCCGTCTCGTTTCTGCTCGTCATGGTGCTCTCCGTGCTCGTCACGGTCATGCGCGTCTCGCCCCTTGGCCCCCTGCGCGCGGTGGGGGACTTCTACGTGCAGGTGTTTCGCAACATCCCCGGTGTCGCGCTGCTCATTATCATCGTGTACGCGCTTCCCAACTTGAGGGTCGTGCTTGACTACCGCGTCTGCGTGATCGCGACCACGGTGCTGCTCGGCTCGGCCTTTGGCTCGGAGAACTTCATGAGCGGCATCAACACGATCGGCGTGGGGCAGATAGAGGCCGCTCGCTCGCTCGGCCTCTCCTTCACCCAGATCCTGCGCAGGGTCGTGATACCGCAGGCCCTGCGCACGACGGTCCTGCCCATGACCAACCTCCTCATAGCCGTGATGCTCACGACTGCCCTGGGCTCGCAGGTGCCCCTCTCGCCGCTCGAGCTCACCGGCGTCGTCTCCTACGTCAACACCCGCACCACGGGAGGCGTTCTGGCGTTTCTGATCTCGGCGGCCGGCTACCTGGGCACGGCCTTCGTCGTGAGCCTGGCGGGCAACCGCCTCGACAAGAGGGTGAGGATCCTGCGATGA
- a CDS encoding glutamate ABC transporter substrate-binding protein: protein MSLSNLTVSRRQVVGLGLGLATTLGLVACGSSESSDASGSSSTDSSTDATEDTEDETVQIDSSAYDALIATGSVADDAAISASTWATKVKDAGTMRVGGVQTSMLFSLLDETDGKLRGFDAGLAQLLARYVLGDESKIENTQVTSDTRESVLQNDQVDTVFATYSISDKRKEVISFAGPYYTTQQSILVNVDNTDINSVDDLAGKNVAAQSGSTGPSILEELAPDATIQEFKTDEEARAALSQGRVDAYVIDTNMQLGSMVRNPGKYRLAGDPFGPVDAYGIGLPLDSDGVDFVNVFLHKVEDEGLWEDLWKICIGNRAGIEDVPEPPAIGA from the coding sequence ATGTCACTGAGCAATCTCACCGTAAGCCGCCGCCAGGTCGTCGGCCTGGGCCTCGGTCTCGCCACGACCCTTGGCCTTGTGGCCTGCGGCTCCTCCGAGTCCTCTGATGCCTCCGGCTCCTCCAGCACGGACAGCTCCACGGATGCGACCGAGGACACCGAGGACGAGACCGTCCAGATCGACTCGTCTGCCTACGACGCCCTGATTGCCACGGGCTCCGTCGCCGACGACGCGGCCATCTCCGCGAGCACCTGGGCGACCAAGGTCAAGGACGCGGGCACCATGCGCGTCGGCGGCGTCCAGACCTCGATGCTCTTCAGCCTCCTCGACGAGACGGACGGCAAGCTCCGTGGATTCGACGCCGGCCTCGCGCAGCTCCTGGCCCGCTACGTCCTGGGTGACGAGTCCAAGATCGAGAACACCCAGGTCACCTCTGACACGCGCGAGTCGGTCCTGCAGAACGACCAGGTCGACACGGTCTTTGCCACCTACTCGATCAGCGACAAGCGCAAGGAGGTCATCTCCTTCGCCGGCCCGTACTACACCACCCAGCAGTCCATCCTCGTCAACGTCGACAACACGGACATCAACTCCGTGGACGACCTCGCGGGCAAGAACGTCGCCGCCCAGTCCGGCTCGACGGGCCCCTCGATCCTCGAGGAGCTCGCCCCCGACGCCACGATCCAGGAGTTCAAGACCGACGAGGAGGCCCGTGCGGCGCTCTCCCAGGGCCGCGTCGACGCCTACGTCATCGACACCAACATGCAGCTCGGCAGCATGGTGCGCAACCCCGGCAAGTATCGCCTCGCCGGCGATCCCTTCGGCCCGGTCGACGCCTACGGCATCGGGCTGCCGCTCGACTCCGACGGGGTCGACTTCGTGAATGTCTTCCTGCACAAGGTCGAGGACGAGGGCCTCTGGGAGGACCTCTGGAAGATCTGCATCGGCAACCGTGCCGGCATCGAGGATGTCCCCGAGCCTCCCGCCATCGGTGCCTAG
- a CDS encoding PTS sugar transporter subunit IIA, whose translation MSFLDRFKKAEPARPASLSVTASATEVLAPVSGEGVAMAALPDPLFAGGAMGTAYGVEPADGIVYAPVSGTVTATTATLHAVGLCSDAGVEVLIHVGVDTVNMKGDGFESFVEKGQRVAAGEPLMSFDRAKIRQAGYPDTVIVVITNTDDLARVEPVAPAHVSAGEKIFEVASAR comes from the coding sequence ATGAGTTTTCTCGACAGATTCAAGAAGGCAGAGCCTGCAAGGCCTGCGTCCCTGTCCGTCACCGCGTCCGCGACGGAGGTCCTCGCGCCCGTCTCGGGCGAGGGCGTGGCCATGGCGGCCCTTCCCGACCCGCTCTTCGCGGGTGGGGCCATGGGCACGGCGTACGGCGTCGAGCCCGCCGACGGCATCGTCTACGCCCCGGTCTCGGGCACCGTCACGGCCACCACAGCGACCCTGCACGCGGTGGGCCTGTGCTCCGATGCCGGCGTCGAGGTGCTGATCCACGTGGGCGTGGACACCGTCAACATGAAGGGGGACGGCTTCGAGAGCTTCGTCGAGAAGGGCCAGCGCGTCGCTGCCGGCGAGCCGCTCATGAGCTTCGACCGCGCCAAGATCAGGCAGGCTGGCTATCCCGACACGGTGATCGTCGTCATCACCAACACGGACGACCTCGCCAGGGTTGAGCCCGTTGCCCCCGCTCACGTGAGCGCCGGCGAGAAGATCTTCGAGGTTGCCTCGGCGCGCTGA